The DNA window TTGATATGTGGAAGGAACCATTGATTCCCATATGGCCACAATTCTCTCTTGGTGTAGTCATGAATCTTGTCCCAATCTTTAATAATGTTAGTGAGCTTGTTAATGAAAGATCCTAAATACATCtttacttttttctattttccctAATGATATTACTGATCTAATAGCTAAGATACCTCTGGCATTGCCGTTGTACAAGGAATGGTGTGTTGTCTTctaaggttatgtttggaagccaaaaaaataataatacaaaagatataataaaacaaaatctaattacataatgattttttttaagtttctatttttccccccctttttttttaactcccaaacatagccttaaaggTTGTTGCTAGagttttttaaaattctcaaaactaggggtgtcaattcgtggcccgatcGGATTAaaccgatcgagaccgaccgttaTAGACTGGCCCGgaccggaccatttattaaacgtgtcaggcttgagcctggcccgtttataaatggtcggtcttggttttgctacttggaccgtcgagCACCCGACCGaataacacccgatcgagaccggcttggcccgacccgaccctataatgattgtagaatacctattttaccccctaaattaaaaagtaaaaactaaaaagtaaagacatgttcacattttaaataatggttatatttggtatcatttattgatttattgtcattttttgggcttgcatgagtggactggaatataagagcacattttaaagaggatcCGTTTAAAAAcaggttaaagcccgtttaacattaaacatatcTGTAGCTCGGTTAAGGctcgattaaggtagcccgattattgctcgaggccgaccgaccgaatataaagcataccctgccctcaataactaagtccgattagttaaatgggcggacacggtgtaatCTTTGAAAATCTTTAAGCtcgattaagcccgatcaaaACCggaccgacccgaccggttgaaacaaatacaaaaaatatatatatatatatatatacatatataataagataaaaataatgatagaaaaaaattcgataggaaactaaagaaaaacataataagacaaaaataatgatgattaatttatatttctttttcaatttttttttcttacaccCAGTGTTGATGTGGTCAGACAGAGAGGATTCAGGTGGAGAGGGAAGaacccaaaccccccccccctctctctctctctctctcacacacacacacacacacacacaaccctCACAGAAACATACACCTCAAAGACATGAGAGACTCTATACCTAAGgttcaatccaaaaaaaaaaaagagactctATACCTAAGGAGCCCATGATGAAGATAATGCTCATGGGTGGCACTTAAATGCTTACCACTAGTCCCACTATTAGCTAGCCAAACAAGTCTCCCAGAAGAGCTTGTTCTTTTCCATCTCATTCAGCACCAGTAGCTTCCCATTTCCATTGGCATCAACAGTTGCCCCTGACTGTTCTTGCTTATACTCCTTCAtcacttcttcctcctcctccgccGCCGACGACCACTCGCTCTCCTGGTTGGTGTAGTATTCTTGATCATCAAAACCATAATAGTTGTCATTACTGTCATGGTTGTCTTCATCCATGCTACCACATGGACCACTGCAACATGACTCGGCGTCGTAGTCGGCGGCATCGTCGAAATCTGAGATGTCATGGCCGAAATCTTCAGAATCTCCGGTAGCCTCAAAAAGTAAAAACGATGATACATCAACCACATGTCTCCAGTGAGAGTCCATGATCATGGTTCCTGAATATTGTTGTGATTTAGTAATgggtggaggagaagaagatgaagatgaggaagaagagaaggtggGGATTAGCCTTTTAAGGGAACAAGACATTGAAGGTGAGCTTTTCCTTGCTTCCCCAACAAATGAAACTAATCCTTGTCAAAATTGCTAATTGCTTCCTTCTTCTAGAAACACTTGGGAAAATAATGGAAGATGTGATGAGAGGAATAGTAGAACAAACTACAAAGGGTGGCGGCTGTCATGGGGAATGCCACTTGGCCCACGTAGTTAggtttataattttttgttcttcttctagAAGGAAGAAGTGGGCCCATGCAATTACCTTCCCACGTGATAGATATTAAAATTAAAGGTAAGAGATCGCTACCTGGTTGTGTGGCCTTGCACTAGTATGTAGCCAATGCGAGCTCGAACAGGATCATCAACATGGAaggcattttttatttcacgAGGGGCATGGTGGTAATTTTATATATGTTCTTCTGTCTGCGATAGGAGTCACGCGATCAGGTAGTATTCTTTTTCCCcatgtttattaattaaatGGATCAAATTTCCTTTCACCTAGGATGTAAATCGAGATGATATTTTAAGCCACGACATTTGACTTTTGAATTAGATTGGTGACAGTATTTTGACTTTATCCAATAGAGGAGTTATATTGATGAAAATCACCTATTAAATTCAATCATAAGATCACATCTTGGGAGATGA is part of the Macadamia integrifolia cultivar HAES 741 chromosome 9, SCU_Mint_v3, whole genome shotgun sequence genome and encodes:
- the LOC122089202 gene encoding uncharacterized protein LOC122089202, whose translation is MIMDSHWRHVVDVSSFLLFEATGDSEDFGHDISDFDDAADYDAESCCSGPCGSMDEDNHDSNDNYYGFDDQEYYTNQESEWSSAAEEEEEVMKEYKQEQSGATVDANGNGKLLVLNEMEKNKLFWETCLAS